The Gammaproteobacteria bacterium genome has a segment encoding these proteins:
- a CDS encoding DMT family transporter has protein sequence MRSANLRGIAAMLVAVAAFAAMDALLKVLAARYPPMQVSALRGAASLPFVLAMVAIVGRWRGLRPVNVRLHVVRGLLGVVMIGGFVVALRTLSLADAYSIFFVAPLMVTAFAVPLLGEHVDWQRWLAIFTGLLGVFAMLRPSAGALGTFGAAAALMSAVAYALSAISVRFLTRTDTTQSMVWWFLVFLTVFCGALALPGWVAIRAEDWPSIVAIGAIGSVGQHFITEAFRHAPASVISPFEYTALLWGVGIDWAFWDVLPGARVYFGGGVVIAAGLFLIWKERRLHRELAASIESPASVH, from the coding sequence ATGCGCTCCGCCAACCTGCGTGGCATCGCCGCGATGCTCGTGGCGGTGGCCGCCTTTGCGGCCATGGATGCGCTGCTCAAGGTACTGGCGGCACGCTATCCGCCCATGCAGGTCAGCGCCCTGCGCGGCGCTGCCTCCCTGCCCTTCGTGCTCGCCATGGTGGCCATCGTCGGCCGCTGGCGTGGCCTGCGCCCGGTCAACGTCCGCCTGCATGTCGTGCGCGGCCTGCTCGGCGTGGTGATGATCGGCGGCTTCGTCGTCGCGCTCCGGACTCTCTCGCTCGCCGATGCCTACTCGATCTTCTTCGTGGCACCGCTCATGGTCACGGCGTTTGCGGTGCCGCTGCTCGGCGAGCACGTCGACTGGCAACGCTGGCTCGCGATCTTCACCGGCCTGCTCGGCGTGTTCGCGATGCTGCGTCCGTCGGCAGGCGCCCTCGGCACCTTCGGCGCGGCGGCGGCGCTAATGTCGGCAGTCGCCTATGCGCTCAGCGCGATATCGGTCCGCTTCCTGACACGCACCGATACGACGCAGAGCATGGTCTGGTGGTTCCTGGTGTTTCTCACGGTATTCTGCGGAGCGCTTGCCCTGCCCGGCTGGGTGGCGATCCGCGCCGAGGACTGGCCGTCGATCGTGGCAATCGGCGCCATCGGCAGCGTCGGGCAGCATTTCATCACCGAGGCGTTTCGCCACGCTCCCGCATCGGTCATCTCGCCGTTCGAGTACACGGCGCTGCTCTGGGGCGTAGGGATCGACTGGGCGTTCTGGGATGTGTTGCCCGGCGCCCGGGTGTACTTCGGCGGCGGCGTGGTGATCGCCGCCGGCCTGTTTCTCATCTGGAAAGAACGTCGCCTGCACCGCGAACTCGCCGCGAGCATCGAATCGCCGGCCAGCGTGCACTGA
- a CDS encoding outer membrane beta-barrel protein, producing MSMRVISTMSLALLAGIAAAPALGEDQAWQWYLGAGIPVTNIESSGFIADAAAEGFTVADELADVTIGWQGTLGVMVSGHFGAEVRYSASGNARDEPTISNLSATPLRGSSKTDIDGITVYGIGRWPLTGHLDLLGKLGYTFQDLSLDVQFPTVFEPGVGLVGSGIDVSDDDDGFAAAFGFRIRVNDRWAVVAEAEYLAVDFDGRLDEPIRGSMNLEYVF from the coding sequence ATGTCGATGCGCGTCATCAGCACTATGTCGCTGGCCCTGCTGGCCGGGATTGCCGCGGCTCCCGCGTTGGGTGAGGACCAGGCCTGGCAGTGGTACCTCGGCGCAGGCATTCCCGTCACGAACATCGAGAGTTCCGGTTTCATCGCGGATGCCGCTGCGGAGGGCTTCACCGTGGCGGACGAACTCGCCGACGTGACGATTGGCTGGCAGGGTACGCTCGGCGTGATGGTGAGCGGGCATTTTGGTGCCGAAGTGCGTTACAGCGCTTCCGGCAATGCGCGCGATGAACCGACCATTTCCAACCTGTCGGCGACTCCGTTGCGGGGCTCATCGAAGACCGATATCGACGGCATCACGGTCTATGGCATCGGCCGCTGGCCGCTTACCGGGCACCTCGACCTGCTCGGCAAGCTCGGTTACACCTTCCAGGATCTCAGTCTCGACGTGCAGTTTCCGACGGTGTTCGAGCCCGGCGTGGGCCTGGTCGGGAGTGGCATCGACGTCAGCGACGATGACGACGGCTTCGCGGCGGCCTTCGGTTTCCGCATACGGGTGAATGACCGCTGGGCCGTCGTTGCCGAGGCCGAGTATCTCGCGGTCGATTTCGACGGTCGGCTCGACGAGCCGATTCGGGGCTCGATGAACCTCGAATACGTATTCTGA
- a CDS encoding sialidase family protein, with product MMFRKALYAALLLPLVAAAEPAWLRLGDADRRATSPEIAVGADGSVVAVWLDRGLTADRPAPKPHKPGEHTHRSSTDLYFARSADGGATWSKAVRVNDEAGSVWGFAVSKPRIAVGRNGTIHLFFPGNERSPVTGLDVVTARYTRSTDGGRTFEKARTINRPADFDQTDMLGEGLSATFSFGTMGVSPDGTVIAAWQDIGAMKDNADGANAHVAISTDDGKTFTPERAVIETNAVCPCCQLTVAFGGDEALIGYRKLYADGRDSTVARINTGSKTLSGETRLPFAPWKIDGCPLKPTDLAAHGQMVYAASFTAGENPAGVYFTRSTDGGRSFTGSKAVHPGAPYSDAPELTVDRNGLVRIVWQAKTDGPRRLFTAVSTDRGATLSAPTEIATPAGNSAYPATAVAPDGTVLVIWEQENEQVFITRLPPGSAAVAAN from the coding sequence ATGATGTTCCGAAAGGCCCTGTATGCGGCATTGCTTCTGCCCTTGGTCGCGGCGGCCGAGCCGGCATGGCTCCGGTTGGGCGACGCGGACCGGCGGGCGACGAGCCCGGAGATCGCGGTTGGAGCCGACGGCTCCGTGGTAGCCGTCTGGCTCGATCGCGGGCTGACGGCCGACCGGCCGGCACCCAAGCCGCACAAGCCCGGCGAGCACACCCACCGCTCGTCGACGGATCTGTATTTTGCGCGCTCGGCCGATGGCGGCGCGACGTGGTCGAAAGCCGTGCGGGTCAATGATGAGGCCGGCTCCGTCTGGGGATTCGCGGTCAGCAAGCCGCGGATTGCCGTCGGACGCAATGGCACCATCCACCTGTTCTTCCCCGGCAACGAACGCTCCCCGGTCACGGGCCTCGATGTCGTCACTGCCCGTTACACGCGCTCGACCGACGGCGGCCGCACGTTCGAGAAGGCCCGCACCATCAACCGGCCAGCCGACTTCGATCAGACGGACATGCTTGGCGAAGGACTGTCGGCCACATTCTCCTTCGGCACGATGGGCGTCTCGCCGGACGGAACCGTGATTGCCGCTTGGCAGGACATCGGCGCCATGAAGGACAACGCCGATGGCGCCAATGCGCACGTCGCCATCTCGACCGACGACGGCAAGACCTTTACGCCGGAGCGTGCGGTGATCGAGACGAATGCGGTGTGCCCGTGCTGCCAGCTCACGGTAGCCTTCGGTGGCGATGAGGCCCTCATCGGCTACCGCAAACTCTATGCCGACGGCCGCGACAGCACCGTTGCCCGCATCAACACCGGCAGCAAGACCCTGAGTGGCGAAACCCGCCTGCCCTTCGCGCCGTGGAAAATCGACGGTTGCCCCTTGAAGCCGACCGATCTCGCGGCCCATGGCCAGATGGTGTACGCGGCGTCCTTCACCGCGGGCGAGAATCCAGCCGGGGTGTACTTCACGCGATCCACGGACGGGGGACGCAGCTTTACGGGCAGCAAAGCGGTGCATCCCGGGGCGCCGTACTCCGACGCCCCGGAACTGACCGTGGACCGCAATGGGCTGGTACGCATCGTCTGGCAGGCCAAGACCGACGGCCCGCGCCGACTGTTCACCGCCGTGTCGACGGACCGCGGCGCAACCCTGTCGGCACCGACCGAGATCGCAACGCCGGCCGGCAATTCCGCCTACCCAGCGACGGCGGTGGCGCCCGACGGCACGGTGCTCGTGATCTGGGAGCAGGAGAACGAACAGGTCTTCATCACCCGCCTGCCGCCCGGCAGCGCCGCGGTGGCGGCGAACTGA
- a CDS encoding DUF418 domain-containing protein: MSDNNTQRRAQSGPAPVSAAQRIVALDVTRGCAVLGILLLNIWSFAGPQAFFDYPPLVADRPGASLATWAVVHTLFEGSQRALFSILFGAGMLLLVDRLQVLTPAVPVGRIYYRRIAILLAIGLFDAFILLWPADILLVYGWCGLLLYPLRRLSARAFLLLGVAVMVLAALLRMADWNEAAQLQREYQAAEASPAGSGAMAPERLRSWEVRLQRAHPSLDDGRIEKSIAIISGGSFKEFYLERAKASLILQTVVAFNSWFLDALAAMLIGMFLLRSGVLTLEVPARSIMWLGIAGYAIGLPLAVWETVTLIGSDFDPVLKARHLIHYDVRRVAMAFGHLGLILTLCRAMPHSGLAHRLAAVGRMALSNYLAQSVIGGFIFYSVGLGLYGRFTGYYLYVVVGLIWALQLAVSWRWLERFRFGPCEWLWRTLTYGRRQPFLRRPVAAPA, translated from the coding sequence ATGAGCGACAACAACACGCAACGGCGGGCTCAGAGCGGGCCTGCACCCGTCAGCGCGGCCCAGCGAATCGTGGCTCTCGACGTCACACGCGGTTGCGCCGTGCTCGGCATCCTGCTGTTGAACATCTGGTCATTCGCAGGGCCGCAGGCGTTCTTTGATTACCCGCCGCTCGTTGCCGATCGCCCGGGCGCCTCCCTCGCCACCTGGGCGGTCGTGCACACGCTGTTCGAGGGCAGCCAGCGCGCCCTGTTCTCGATCCTGTTCGGCGCCGGCATGCTGCTGCTCGTGGACCGGTTGCAGGTCCTGACGCCCGCGGTGCCCGTCGGGCGCATCTATTACCGGCGCATCGCGATCCTGCTGGCGATCGGCCTCTTCGATGCCTTCATCCTGCTATGGCCGGCCGACATCCTGCTGGTCTATGGCTGGTGCGGGCTGCTGCTCTATCCGCTGCGCCGGCTGAGCGCCCGGGCCTTTCTGCTGCTCGGTGTCGCGGTGATGGTGCTGGCCGCGCTGCTGCGCATGGCCGACTGGAACGAGGCTGCGCAACTGCAGCGCGAATACCAGGCGGCCGAAGCGAGTCCGGCCGGGTCCGGCGCGATGGCGCCCGAGCGTCTCCGCAGCTGGGAGGTTCGCCTGCAACGCGCCCACCCGAGTCTCGATGACGGCCGGATCGAGAAATCCATCGCGATCATCAGCGGGGGCAGCTTCAAGGAGTTCTATCTCGAGCGCGCCAAGGCCAGTCTCATTCTCCAGACCGTCGTCGCATTCAATTCGTGGTTCCTCGATGCGCTGGCCGCCATGCTGATCGGCATGTTCCTGCTGCGCTCGGGCGTCCTGACGCTGGAGGTGCCGGCGCGCAGCATCATGTGGCTCGGCATTGCAGGTTATGCCATCGGCCTGCCACTCGCCGTCTGGGAAACGGTCACCCTGATCGGCAGCGACTTCGATCCCGTGCTCAAGGCGCGTCACCTGATCCACTATGACGTACGCCGTGTCGCGATGGCCTTTGGCCATCTCGGTCTCATTCTGACGCTGTGCCGCGCCATGCCGCACAGCGGACTCGCTCACCGGCTGGCAGCGGTCGGGCGGATGGCGCTGTCGAACTACCTGGCCCAGTCCGTCATCGGCGGTTTCATCTTTTATTCGGTCGGACTCGGACTGTACGGCCGGTTTACCGGTTATTACCTGTATGTCGTGGTCGGCCTGATCTGGGCCCTGCAACTCGCCGTCAGCTGGCGCTGGCTCGAGCGCTTCCGCTTCGGACCCTGCGAATGGCTGTGGCGCACACTGACCTACGGGCGCCGGCAGCCATTTCTCAGGCGGCCTGTTGCCGCCCCCGCCTGA
- a CDS encoding MFS transporter, with protein sequence MSQDGANPSAHSSGLRIGPLRMQPGVALRHVLTLFFASFFGIATMSFINASQPYVLTEIIGVPFEEQGRLSGQLVFVQEVALLALLTPIGAVSDKFGRKPVYATAFFIMGAAYFLYPLAGVVSTLVLFRILFAAGVAGNAVMLPAVANDYPLEASRARMLAACFICNGLGLVLILAVMRGLPVRFAELGLDPVTAGRYWLWTMTGVCIMVGSVILLGLKPGAPQQLQPREPVLATFRVGIRAARNPRIALAYLAASVSRGDMAVLSTFFVLWLTQAGVGAGLSTAEASQKALTFYIVIQAFALPAAPVMGYVLDRIDRVVGLAIAMAIAAVGYFSLYLVADPLGPTMFVAAALIGVGEMSANLSATSLVGQEAPERGRGAVLGMWSWFGAAGILVVALAGGWLFDHVSRIGPFMFVATANVVLLIWAVLLLRRGRQQAA encoded by the coding sequence ATGAGCCAGGACGGCGCGAACCCGTCCGCGCATTCATCCGGACTCCGGATCGGGCCGCTGCGCATGCAGCCGGGCGTGGCGCTGCGCCATGTGCTGACGCTGTTCTTCGCGTCGTTCTTCGGCATCGCGACCATGAGCTTCATCAACGCGAGCCAGCCCTACGTGCTCACCGAGATCATCGGCGTGCCGTTCGAGGAGCAGGGCAGGCTGTCGGGGCAGCTGGTGTTCGTCCAGGAGGTCGCGCTGCTGGCGCTGCTTACGCCGATCGGCGCGGTTTCCGACAAGTTCGGGCGCAAGCCCGTCTATGCGACCGCGTTCTTCATTATGGGCGCCGCCTATTTCCTCTACCCGCTCGCCGGTGTGGTGTCGACGCTGGTGCTGTTCCGGATCCTCTTCGCTGCGGGCGTGGCGGGCAATGCCGTGATGCTGCCGGCGGTCGCCAACGATTATCCGCTGGAAGCGAGCCGCGCACGCATGCTCGCGGCCTGCTTCATCTGCAACGGTCTCGGCCTGGTGTTGATTCTCGCGGTCATGCGTGGCCTGCCGGTGCGCTTCGCGGAACTCGGCCTCGATCCGGTCACCGCGGGCCGCTACTGGCTGTGGACCATGACGGGCGTGTGCATCATGGTCGGCAGCGTGATCCTGCTGGGCCTGAAGCCGGGTGCGCCCCAGCAGTTGCAACCGCGCGAGCCGGTCCTCGCCACCTTTCGTGTCGGTATCCGTGCCGCGCGCAATCCGCGCATTGCGCTCGCGTATCTGGCCGCCAGTGTGTCGCGCGGCGACATGGCCGTGCTCAGCACGTTCTTTGTCCTCTGGCTCACGCAGGCCGGGGTCGGTGCCGGCCTGAGCACGGCCGAGGCCAGCCAGAAGGCGCTGACGTTCTATATCGTGATCCAGGCATTCGCCCTGCCGGCTGCGCCCGTCATGGGCTATGTGCTCGACCGGATCGACCGGGTGGTGGGGCTCGCGATCGCGATGGCCATTGCCGCTGTCGGTTACTTTTCGCTGTACCTCGTGGCCGATCCGCTCGGCCCCACGATGTTCGTCGCAGCCGCGCTGATCGGCGTGGGCGAGATGAGCGCCAATCTCTCCGCCACTTCGCTGGTCGGCCAGGAAGCCCCGGAGCGCGGGCGCGGCGCGGTGCTCGGCATGTGGAGCTGGTTCGGGGCCGCGGGCATCCTCGTGGTCGCACTGGCCGGTGGCTGGCTGTTCGACCACGTGAGCCGTATCGGCCCGTTCATGTTCGTGGCTACGGCCAATGTCGTATTGCTGATCTGGGCGGTGCTGCTGCTCAGGCGGGGGCGGCAACAGGCCGCCTGA
- the lpdA gene encoding dihydrolipoyl dehydrogenase, with protein MAQLTDIRVPDLGDFKNVEIIEVHIKPGDTIAPEQSLITIESDKASMDVPSIAAGRVAEVLVKAGDRVSTGTPILRLEASAGAAAASPSATPAATIPRPERSPPAARPATVPGAAEYSGPVDVEAELVVLGAGPGGYTAAFRAADLGMKVTLIERWPTLGGVCLNVGCIPSKALLHAAKVIEEAEAMAECGLEFGRPKIDAQRLRAWKDKVVARLTGGLSQLAKQRKVQVLRGTGRFLSAHHLQVEDGATRQVVAFRQCIIAAGSESARIPGLPADPRVIDSTGALELDLPGSLLVIGGGIIGLEMATVYDALGVRVSVVELLDQLMPGVDADLLRPLERRIRKRYETVMTGTKVVALDAGAKGITATFEHDGKREQRCFDKVLVAVGRSPNGRSIDAQKAGVIVSERGFIPVDKQMRTAVSHIFAIGDIVGQPMLAHKASHEGKVAAEVAAGHKRAFDARVIPSVAYTDPEIAWVGLTETEAKAQGVTVGKGVFPWAASGRALALNRDEGLTKILFDPATKRVLGAGIVGPNAGDLISEVALAIEMGCDAEDIGLTIHPHPTLSETVAFAAEAFDGTLTDLYLPRK; from the coding sequence ATGGCGCAACTGACCGATATCAGGGTGCCGGATCTCGGCGACTTCAAGAACGTCGAGATCATCGAAGTCCATATCAAGCCGGGCGACACGATTGCGCCCGAGCAGTCACTGATCACGATCGAAAGCGACAAGGCCTCGATGGATGTGCCGTCCATCGCGGCCGGCAGGGTCGCCGAGGTCCTCGTCAAGGCGGGCGACCGCGTCTCCACCGGTACACCGATCCTGCGGCTGGAGGCGAGCGCGGGTGCTGCGGCCGCATCGCCATCGGCAACTCCGGCCGCGACGATTCCGCGCCCGGAACGCTCGCCACCGGCGGCCCGGCCCGCGACGGTGCCCGGTGCCGCGGAGTACTCCGGTCCGGTGGATGTCGAGGCGGAGCTGGTGGTGCTCGGCGCGGGGCCGGGCGGGTACACGGCCGCCTTCCGTGCGGCAGACCTCGGCATGAAGGTGACGCTCATCGAGCGCTGGCCGACGCTCGGCGGCGTATGCCTGAACGTCGGCTGCATCCCGTCCAAGGCCCTGCTGCACGCCGCAAAGGTCATCGAGGAAGCCGAGGCCATGGCCGAGTGCGGTCTCGAGTTCGGCCGGCCGAAGATCGATGCGCAACGCCTGCGCGCCTGGAAAGACAAGGTGGTCGCCCGGCTGACCGGTGGCCTTTCCCAGCTCGCGAAGCAGCGCAAGGTGCAGGTCCTGCGCGGGACCGGGCGATTTCTCTCAGCGCACCATCTGCAGGTGGAAGACGGCGCGACCCGCCAGGTCGTCGCGTTCCGCCAGTGCATCATCGCGGCGGGCTCGGAGTCGGCGCGAATTCCCGGGCTGCCGGCCGACCCGCGCGTGATCGATTCCACCGGCGCGCTGGAACTCGACCTGCCGGGCAGCCTGCTCGTGATCGGCGGCGGCATCATCGGGCTGGAGATGGCGACCGTCTACGACGCCCTCGGCGTGCGCGTCTCGGTGGTCGAACTGCTCGACCAGCTCATGCCCGGCGTCGATGCAGACCTGCTGCGGCCGCTGGAGCGGCGCATCCGCAAGCGCTACGAGACGGTGATGACCGGCACGAAGGTTGTGGCGCTCGATGCCGGCGCGAAGGGCATCACGGCGACGTTCGAGCACGACGGCAAGCGCGAGCAGCGGTGCTTCGACAAGGTGCTGGTGGCGGTCGGGCGCTCGCCGAACGGACGGTCGATCGACGCGCAGAAGGCCGGCGTAATCGTCAGCGAGCGCGGCTTCATCCCGGTGGACAAGCAGATGCGTACCGCTGTGTCCCATATCTTCGCCATCGGGGACATCGTCGGCCAGCCGATGCTGGCCCACAAGGCGAGCCACGAGGGCAAGGTCGCGGCCGAAGTCGCGGCCGGGCACAAGCGGGCGTTCGACGCCCGGGTGATCCCCTCGGTGGCTTACACGGATCCGGAGATCGCCTGGGTCGGGTTGACCGAGACCGAGGCGAAGGCGCAGGGCGTCACGGTCGGCAAGGGCGTGTTCCCCTGGGCGGCGAGCGGGCGCGCGCTCGCGCTCAATCGCGACGAGGGTCTCACCAAGATCCTGTTCGATCCGGCCACGAAACGCGTGCTCGGCGCCGGCATCGTCGGGCCGAATGCGGGCGACCTGATCTCGGAGGTCGCGCTCGCCATCGAGATGGGCTGCGACGCCGAGGACATCGGGCTCACCATCCACCCGCACCCGACGCTCTCGGAAACCGTCGCTTTCGCCGCCGAAGCGTTCGACGGCACGCTGACCGATCTCTACCTGCCAAGAAAATAG
- the aceF gene encoding dihydrolipoyllysine-residue acetyltransferase: protein MAQREEVRVPDIGDFENVEVVEVQVKPGDTVSVEASLITLETDKASMDVPSPVAGRIAEMKVGKGDRVSKGSVIAIVEVAEGARAAAPPQPAPASTTSAASAPAPKPPPARPAAAAPPAAPARAAALPPIDEATFGKAHASPSVRKFARELGVNLIQVKGSGAKGRVLQDDVKAFVKAILTGQAPGAGLPKIPAVDFAKYGEIELKPLSRVRKISGPRLQASWLNIPHVTQHDEADITGIEERRVALKAKAEAEGVKLTLLAFVIRACVIALREYPDFNSSLSEDGVSLVHKKYFHIGFAADTPQGLVVPVIRDADRKGLLEIARELADLSARAREGKVSAEEMRGGTFTVSSLGGIGGTFFTPIVNAPEVAILGVGRAAQRPVWQDKGFVPRLMLPLSLSYDHRVIDGATGARFTSFLVQVLARADRLAG from the coding sequence ATGGCGCAGCGGGAAGAGGTGCGGGTTCCTGACATCGGCGACTTCGAGAACGTGGAGGTCGTCGAGGTACAGGTCAAACCGGGTGACACGGTGAGCGTGGAGGCGTCGCTGATCACCCTGGAGACCGACAAGGCTTCGATGGACGTGCCCTCGCCGGTGGCCGGACGCATCGCGGAGATGAAGGTCGGCAAGGGCGACCGGGTATCGAAGGGCAGCGTGATCGCGATCGTCGAGGTGGCGGAGGGCGCTCGTGCCGCCGCACCGCCGCAGCCGGCACCAGCGAGCACGACGTCGGCGGCGTCTGCGCCGGCGCCGAAGCCGCCGCCGGCGCGTCCCGCCGCCGCGGCACCGCCGGCAGCACCGGCGCGAGCCGCTGCGCTGCCGCCCATCGATGAGGCCACCTTCGGCAAGGCGCACGCGAGTCCTTCCGTGCGCAAGTTCGCCCGTGAGCTCGGCGTCAACCTGATCCAGGTGAAGGGCAGCGGCGCGAAGGGCCGCGTCCTGCAGGACGACGTGAAGGCCTTCGTGAAGGCGATTCTCACCGGCCAGGCGCCCGGCGCGGGACTACCGAAGATTCCCGCGGTGGACTTCGCGAAATACGGCGAGATCGAGCTCAAGCCGCTGTCGCGGGTGCGAAAGATCTCCGGGCCGAGGCTGCAGGCGAGCTGGCTCAACATCCCGCACGTCACGCAGCATGACGAGGCCGACATCACCGGGATCGAGGAACGGCGGGTCGCGCTGAAGGCGAAAGCGGAGGCAGAAGGCGTGAAACTCACGCTGCTTGCCTTCGTGATCCGCGCCTGCGTGATCGCGCTGCGCGAGTATCCGGACTTCAACTCCTCGCTCAGCGAGGACGGCGTTTCGCTGGTGCACAAGAAGTACTTCCACATCGGGTTCGCGGCGGACACGCCCCAGGGACTCGTCGTGCCGGTGATCCGCGATGCCGACCGCAAGGGGTTGCTCGAGATCGCCCGCGAGCTGGCGGACCTGAGTGCGCGGGCGCGGGAAGGCAAGGTCAGCGCCGAGGAAATGCGCGGTGGCACTTTCACGGTTTCCAGCCTCGGCGGCATCGGCGGCACGTTCTTCACGCCGATCGTGAACGCCCCGGAAGTGGCCATCCTCGGTGTGGGACGCGCCGCTCAGCGCCCGGTGTGGCAGGACAAGGGTTTCGTGCCGAGGCTCATGCTGCCGCTGTCGCTGTCGTACGATCACCGCGTTATCGACGGCGCCACTGGTGCGCGGTTTACCTCGTTCCTGGTGCAGGTACTGGCCCGGGCAGACCGGCTGGCCGGGTGA